The Aspergillus luchuensis IFO 4308 DNA, chromosome 7, nearly complete sequence genome has a segment encoding these proteins:
- a CDS encoding uncharacterized protein (COG:O,T;~EggNog:ENOG410PI81;~InterPro:IPR037754,IPR011990,IPR036388,IPR019585, IPR040134,IPR036390,IPR000717;~PFAM:PF10602,PF01399;~go_component: GO:0008180 - COP9 signalosome [Evidence IEA];~go_function: GO:0005515 - protein binding [Evidence IEA]), which yields MASQKITSALAEIESSANPQNKLQLYNNLLSDIVATSTEPQISRDLIYFLDSVLSEDISIVAARPILDSFIAVLRKLTQETQISVGQHAITLLQSRSTSVEEQDAQIRELLADAYEAEGQYTDAAKALQGIHIDSSQRLVSDAAKVRLWIRIVRYYLEEDDTTSAEAFLNRIKNLPSKIEDHELKLHFKLSQARILDARRRFLDASQEYFNVSLAAGVDEQDRLQALAAAIRCAVLAPAGPQRSRILATLYKDDRSTSVDEFAILEKMFLDRLLNPEEVAAFAQRLAPHQLAVTADGSTVLDKAVVEHNLVAASKLYENITTDALGAILGLQGSGDFTAGEKAEDYAARMVEQGRLKGSIDQIDGIIYFDGGNATTGQHIRQWDAGVQGLAEDVERVATSITNAFPDFAAGQPTVH from the exons ATGGCCTCCCAAAAAATCACCTCCGCCCTCGCGGAGATCGAATCCTCCGCGAACCCCCAAAACAAGCTGCAGCTCTacaacaacctcctcagcGACATCGTAGCAACATCCACAGAACCCCAGATCTCCAGAGACCTAATCTACTTCCTGGACTCCGTCCTCAGCGAAGACATCAGCATCGTCGCCGCCCGCCCCATCCTCGACTCCTTCATCGCCGTCCTCCGCAAACTCACCCAAGAAACCCAAATCAGCGTCGGTCAACACgccatcaccctcctccaatCCCGCTCCACCTCCGTCGAAGAACAAGATGCACAGATCCGCGAGCTCCTCGCAGATGCCTACGAAGCCGAAGGCCAGTACACCGACGCTGCGAAAGCCCTGCAGGGCATCCACATCGACAGTTCGCAGCGGCTAGTCTCCGACGCCGCCAAGGTGCGACTATGGATTCGGATCGTGAGATACTacctcgaggaggatgataccACCAGTGCGGAAGCGTTCTTGAATCGCATAAAGAACCTGCCGAGTAAGATCGAGGATCACGAGTTGAAGCTGCATTTCAAGCTATCCCAGGCTCGTATTCTAGATGCTCGTCGACGCTTTCTCGATGCTAGTCAGGAATACTTCAATGTTAGTCTTGCGGCGGGAGTGGATGAACAGGATCGGCTGCAGGCTTTGGCGGCTGCTATTCGGTGCGCGGTGCTCGCTCCGGCTGGACCGCAGCGGTCTCGGATCCTCGCTACGCTGTATAAGGATGATCGGTCGACGTCGGTGGATGAGTTCGCTATCCTGGAGAAAATGTTCCTGGATCGGTTGCTGAATccggaggaggtggctgcGTTTGCGCAGCGGTTGGCGCCGCATCAGTTGGCTGTGACGGCGGATGGGTCTACCGTGCTGGATAAGGCTGTTGTTGAACACAATTTGGTTGCGGCTAGCAAGCTCTACGAGAATATTACGACTGATGCGTTGGGTGCGATCCTGGGGCTCCAGGGGAGTGGGGACTTCACGgcgggggagaaggcggaggatTATGCGGCGAGGATGGTCGAGCAGGGTCGTTTGAAGGGGAGTATTGATCAGATTGATGGGATAATATACTTTGACGGAGGGAATGCCACTACAGGACAGCATATCCGACAGTGGGATGCTGGAGTGCAGGGTTTAGCTGAAGATGTGGAGAGAGTGGCTACGAGCATCACCAATGCGTTTCCG GATTTTGCAGCTGGACAGCCGACAGTGCATTGA
- a CDS encoding transcription factor IIF subunit TFG2 (BUSCO:EOG09262NIR;~COG:K;~EggNog:ENOG410PHE0;~InterPro:IPR040504,IPR036388,IPR036390,IPR011039, IPR040450,IPR003196;~PFAM:PF02270,PF17683;~go_component: GO:0005674 - transcription factor TFIIF complex [Evidence IEA];~go_process: GO:0006366 - transcription by RNA polymerase II [Evidence IEA];~go_process: GO:0006367 - transcription initiation from RNA polymerase II promoter [Evidence IEA]) — protein sequence MVPQVKQEPDSQTPYIKPDPYIKQDPDSKDTVLADIEDEDLYEDAGDLDFSAANQSVWLSRLPRSLWEHWAHLSNSAGDDDEEIQIGTMRIEGTQNDLKRVSLRINAREDNRDIPKDYLLQRQTITSENVSHLTQNTYLFTERDLPGHENRMVVFGEARSALYESMKREMKKKERKKKWEPYVRKTVPKQTALVGSVSEEFNCLPVENEEFRRLSEKKALEALKPKRETVFIDKIPGKMLQPRNALPGEKGAFVQATRPAKPKAQENKTTRMPQNELLDLIYQCFREYKYWPFKNLKARLRQPEAYLKQTLEMVAHLVKAGDFAMTWELKPEARESNYANAMYNDAKDELAPGDYNFEDGSEEEATPSGMMTDNDEGQFENVV from the exons ATGGTCCCCCAAGTCAAACAGGAGCCTGATTCCCAGACACCATACATCAAACCCGACCCATACATCAAACAGGATCCCGACAGCAAGGATACGGTGCTCGCTGAtatcgaggatgaagacttGTATGAGGATGCGGGCGATCTAGACTTCTCGGCTGCAAACCAAAGCGTCTGGCTTTCACGGCTGCCCCGGTCACTATGGGAACATTGGGCGCATCTGTCAAACAGCGccggcgatgacgacgaggaaaTTCAGATCGGGACAATGAGGATCGAGGGTACACAGAATGATCTCAAACGG GTCAGTTTGCGCATAAACGCACGAGAAGACAATCGCGATATTCCTAAAGACTACCTACTGCAACGGCAAACGATAACCTCAGAGAACGTTTCGCACTTGACGCAAAATACGTACCTTTTCACGGAGAGGGACCTCCCAGGTCATGAGAATCGAATGGTGGTTTTTGGCGAGGCGCGTTCGGCGCTCTATGAGTCGATGAAGcgggaaatgaagaagaaggagcgcaagaagaaatGGGAGCCATACGTTAGAAAAACTGTACCGA AACAAACGGCTCTGGTGGGGAGCGTGAGCGAAGAGTTCAACTGCCTTCCGGTCGAAAATGAGGAATTCCGGCGCCTTTCTGAGAAGAAGGCTCTGGAGGCACTCAAGCCGAAGCGTGAGACTGTATTTATCGATAAGATTCCGGGCAAGATGCTCCAGCCGCGCAATGCATTGCCTGGAGAGAAGGGTGCTTTTGTG CAAGCAACGAGGCCAGCCAAGCCCAAGGCCCAGGAAAACAAAACCACGCGTATGCCTCAAAACGAACTGTTGGATCTTATCTACCAGTGCTTCAGGGAATACAAGTACTGGCCATTTAAGAACCTCAAGGCGAGACTGCGACAGCCCGAGGCTTATCTCAAACAAACTCTGGAAATGGTTGCGCATTTGGTCAAAGCTGGTGACTTTGCTATGACCTGGGAGCTGAAGCCCGAAGCGAGGGAAAGCAACTACGCCAATGCGATGTACAATGATGCTAAGGATGAACTCGCACCAGGAGATTACAACTTCGAGGATGGCTCTGAAGAGGAGGCCACTCCTTCTGGCATGATGACAGATAATGATGAAGGACAGTTCGAGAACGTTGTCTAA
- a CDS encoding CCCH zinc finger protein (COG:S;~EggNog:ENOG410PKGH;~InterPro:IPR000571,IPR036855;~go_function: GO:0046872 - metal ion binding [Evidence IEA]) translates to MTEDQDLMAKISQLAGQINRHKTQQSQPESPYSSEIAPGQHVSRHVSYRGRGWAPYRGRHYSRGRHVAPHRHRTLILNNATSGTPGSATPAGTGTDTDGEARSATPNEWVVKRDRHMQLINTSIYDKETQARTKAMEESRQAKAQKRAQVEQARVMNYAQGVGRVHPTGFAAPQVSTTADPSGEYQVFVNDIPFRVSRGGGKLIRVSGACAVDALVKRTSLPVIDNPNTANATPKRVTVAGVAFVRSKNGNLHRLGAVTSKRKPMTVKKRNALCQRFTTTGSCYKGPTCPYIHDPNKVAMCKDFLQTGQCNAGISCDLSHEPSPHRSPACVHFLRGRCSNPECRYAHVRVTPGAPVCRDFAVLGYCEKGAECDQRHVHECPDYANEGVCNKKRCRLPHVDRAGQIRKNAASKTDATGLAEESDASSEEEEYDEIDTDDVDSDDLDEDEPQLIAPESDTGEVSQQQDYIRL, encoded by the exons ATGACAGAAGATCAGGATCTGATGGCCAAAATCAGCCAGCTTGCTG GTCAGATCAATAGGCACAAAACTCAACAGTCTCAGCCTGAGTCTCCCTACAGTAGTGAAATAGCTCCAGGCCAACACGTTTCGCGGCATGTTTCCTACCGAGGTCGCGGGTGGGCGCCTTATCGTGGACGACACTACTCACGAGGCCGTCATGTAGCTCCCCATCGCCACCGtaccctcatcctcaacaacGCAACATCAGGTACACCTGGATCGGCTACTCCAGCTGGCACGGGGACTGATACAGACGGTGAGGCGCGATCTGCAACACCAAATGAGTGGGTTGTGAAACGCGATCGTCATATGCAGCTCATCAACACTTCGATATACGACAAAGAGACACAAGCGAGGACGAAGGCGATGGAGGAGAGTCGCCAGGCCAAGGCGCAAAAGAGAGCACAGGTCGAGCAGGCGAGAGTTATGAATTACGCACAGGGCGTCGGCAGAGTCCATCCTACGGGCTTCGCGGCTCCTCAGGTGTCAACTACTGCAGACCCGTCAGGGGAGTATCAGGTTTTCGTCAACGACATACCGTTTCGGGTGTCGCGCGGTGGTGGCAAGCTGATCCGAGTGTCTGGTGCGTGCGCTGTAGATGCTCTGGTCAAGCGAACTAGCTTACCGGTCATAGATAATCCGAATACTGCCAACGCTACGCCAAAACGAGTGACAGTGGCAGGCGTCGCTTTTGTCCGGAGCAAGAACGGAAATCTCCACCGCTTGGGTGCTGTTACATCAAAAAG AAAACCAATGACGgtcaagaagaggaacgCGCTTTGCCAGCGATTCACTACGACGG GCAGCTGTTACAAAGGACCAACATGTCCCTATATTCACGACCCGAACAAGGTTGCAATGTGCAAGGACTTCCTCCAGACTGGTCAATGCAATGCAGGTATAAGTTGTGATCTCTCTCATGAGCCCTCGCCCCACAGATCCCCTGCCTGCGTGCATTTCCTGCGAGGGCGCTGCTCCAACCCCGAATGTCGCTATGCCCATGTTCGTGTGACCCCGGGCGCTCCTGTGTGCAGGGACTTTGCGGTTTTAGGATATTGCGAAAAAGGTGCCGAATGCGACCAACGACACGTTCACGAATGCCCAGACTATGCGAATGAGGGTGTTTGCAACAAGAAGCGCTGCCGCCTCCCCCATGTTGATCGGGCAGGACAGATCAGGAAAAATGCCGCTTCTAAGACAGATGCTACGGGCCTTGCGGAAGAGTCTGACGCATccagcgaggaagaagagtacGATGAGATTGACACGGATGACGTTGATTCGGACGAtctcgatgaggatgagcccCAACTCATCGCGCCCGAGTCAGATACTGGCGAGGTGTCGCAACAACAGGACTACATCCGTCTCTAA
- a CDS encoding putative bZIP transcription factor (COG:S;~EggNog:ENOG410PKHS;~InterPro:IPR004827;~PFAM:PF00170,PF03131,PF07716;~TransMembrane:1 (o436-453i);~go_function: GO:0003700 - DNA-binding transcription factor activity [Evidence IEA];~go_process: GO:0006355 - regulation of transcription, DNA-templated [Evidence IEA]) translates to MARYSQQSFDFYQQSPSTLDAKPSYSEEDDMSVLDDKILDSTSPELPSTVADHRRTSYDHAPDAFAHRDSVWSDFSQSVSSTQSRHNSQVGHAFFETAPNPFMRVDGAHPSAPYGHQASWQLAKESGSCTPTAMYDHFPSELDHASSAPFAGGAVGPVSTINIPSMSYRPGMAFAHPATVAMSPQSSQGWMPAATDLPDAMSRPTKSPTYRNSSPLSVRRDGIRKKNARFEIPAERTLSNIDQLISQSINEEEIKELKQQKRLLRNRQAALDSRQRKKLHTEKLEEEKKQFTQVISDLEEELQNMRLREAELLREKSEWMAAQQEITQYINTMHMEKDELIRVHTLETADLRKKNNILKETVEKLERHARTAAPAMTTEFSDFENLTMDSSPWEDFTMVNSLSLDAESVPTSTAHSSSLVVSTNDKEKSATSDYPFSWNAFYMCLLFGAFIASNSSTLSARSMPQLSEEYRAESANVLRAVLSSSPPELAQGQGAVASSSAMPMPTTITGAEMAQMTGTAAPSNLDELHNTLAMPSKQQEQEQVFALNADQYNSLTTFDDAGVDYKQQQQQPSNLQQALAAMRGNVAHKLPNKATSEVYSRSLMWDRVPEKVIRDFRRMVQEYGVAPVKEEDSGFSQ, encoded by the exons ATGGCAAGGTATTCTCAACAATCCTTTGACTTCTACCAACAATCCCCCTCTACATTGGATGCCAAACCGTCATATtcagaagaagacgacatGAGTGTACTTGATGATAAGATCCTCGACTCTACTTCCCCCGAACTTCCTTCCACTGTTGCCGACCACCGGAGAACCTCATATGACCATGCACCCGATGCATTTGCGCATCGAGATTCCGTCTGGTCCGATTTCTCCCAATCCGTCTCTAGCACACAGTCCCGTCACAACTCCCAAGTCGGCCACGCTTTCTTTGAAACCGCCCCCAATCCTTTCATGCGGGTAGACGGCGCTCATCCATCTGCTCCATACGGCCACCAGGCTTCCTGGCAGCTTGCAAAGGAATCGGGCTCCTGCACTCCTACCGCCATGTACGATCACTTTCCCTCCGAGTTGGATCACGCTTCGTCAGCCCCCTTTGCTGGCGGTGCCGTCGGTCCTGTCAgcaccatcaacatcccctCGATGTCCTACCGTCCCGGCATGGCCTTCGCCCACCCTGCCACTGTGGCTATGTCGCCGCAGTCCAGTCAGGGCTGGATGCCCGCTGCAACGGATCTGCCTGATGCCATGTCGCGGCCAACCAAGAGCCCGACCTACCGCAACAGTTCCCCCTTGAGTGTGCGCCGGGATGGGAtccggaagaagaacgctCGCTTTGAGATTCCTGCAGAACGGACGTTGAGCAACATCGACCAGCTGATCAGCCAGTCAATcaatgaggaggagatcaaggaacTCAAACAACAGAAGCGGCTGCTGAGGAACCGTCAAGCTGC TTTGGATTCCCGTCAGCGCAAGAAGCTCCACACCGAGAAattggaagaggagaagaagcagttcACCCAGGTCATTAGCGACCTCGAGGAGGAACTGCAGAACATGCGCCTACGGGAGGCCGAACTCCTTCGCGAGAAGAGCGAATGGATGGCCGCCCAGCAGGAAATCACCCAGTACATCAACACCATGCacatggagaaggatgaaCTGATCCGGGTGCACACCTTGGAGACTGCTGATCTTCgaaagaagaacaacatccTCAAGGAGACCGTGGAGAAGCTTGAGAGACACGCACGAACCGCCGCTCCTGCGATGACCACCGAGTTCTCGGACTTTGAGAACTTGACCATGGACAGCAGTCCTTGGGAAGACTTTACTATGGTGAACAGCCTCTCCCTTGACGCAGAGTCTGTTCCCACCTCGACGGCACACTCTTCCTCGTTGGTGGTCTCCACGAACGATAAGGAAAAGTCTGCGACCAGCGACTACCCCTTCAGCTGGAACGCCTTTTACATGTGCCTTCTCTTCGGAGCATTCATTGCCTCCAACAGCTCTACGCTGTCGGCTCGCTCCATGCCTCAGCTCTCGGAGGAGTATCGCGCTGAGTCCGCGAACGTCCTCCGGGCTGTTCtgtcttcctctccgcccgAGCTTGCTCAGGGCCAAGGCGCTGTGGCTTCCTCGTCGGCCATGCCCATGCCTACCACCATCACTGGAGCCGAGATGGCTCAGATGACCGGCACAGCGGCACCGTCGAACCTGGATGAACTCCACAACACCCTGGCCATGCCCTCcaagcagcaggaacaggagCAGGTTTTCGCTCTCAACGCGGACCAGTACAACTCCTTGACGACTTTTGATGATGCGGGTGTCGActacaagcagcagcagcagcagccttctaATCTGCAGCAGGCGCTCGCTGCGATGCGTGGTAACGTTGCCCACAAGCTTCCGAACAAGGCTACCTCTGAAGTCTACTCTCGTTCCCTCATGTGGGACCGGGTTCCTGAAAAGGTTATCCGAGACTTCAGACGCATGGTTCAGGAATATGGTGTCGCCCCCGTAAAGGAGGAAGACTCCGGCTTCAGCCAGTAG
- a CDS encoding tetratricopeptide repeat protein (COG:S;~EggNog:ENOG410PHQU;~InterPro:IPR011990,IPR006597;~PFAM:PF08238;~go_function: GO:0005515 - protein binding [Evidence IEA]): MPLREILHKKDALNNTADHYASGAVPTTSGRIVPQITFIRTDTTSQEVIRPPVFDGDADHPDDRYLEPVPPSPSHRKSLNPFRRSRAPSESSGTSSPTRPRGERRLTHLLHLDRSGSRNSSSSSVNVPSDLPQINCDRGDEQEREAQWEKRATMLAQRSPQAGASCLSPTSPTGFGLDGAPSRSRSSSRSRINDPEGDINVQEAIRLHEAGELERSTKMFEHLADPNGANNALSQVLYGLALRHGWGCSPDPDRAVMYLSAAASNSASIESQALQAGIKKGGSAKGELVLAIFELGNCFRNGWGVKKDPVAARQYFETAANLGDTDAMNEVAWCYLEGFGGKKDKFTAAKYYRLAEEKGNKLVGNSWIWKDKYNPH; this comes from the exons ATGCCGCTCCGCGAGATACTTCACAAGAAGGACGCCCTCAACAACACGGCCGACCACTATGCGTCCGGTGCCGTTCCCACGACCTCCGGGAGGATTGTGCCTCAGATTACCTTCATTCGAACCGATACAACCTCCCAAGAAGTGATTCGTCCGCCTGTCTTCGACGGAGATGCCGATCACCCCGACGATCGATATCTAGAACCcgttcctccttctccttcgcatCGCAAATCGTTGAATCCGTTCCGTCGCTCGCGTGCTCCCTCAGAGTCTTCGGGTACAAGTTCACCAACGCGCCCGCGCGGAGAAAGACGGCTGACGCACTTGCTGCACTTGGATCGCTCGGGGTCGCGGAATTCCAGCTCGTCATCAGTCAACGTCCCATCCGACCTTCCGCAGATAAATTGTGATAGAGGCGATGAGCAAGAAAGGGAGGCAcaatgggagaagagggccACGATGCTAGCACAGCGCAGCCCGCAAGCCGGAGCTTCGTGTCTGTCGCCTACTTCGCCGACAGGCTTCGGATTGGATGGCGCGCCATCGAGGTCGCGGAGTTCTAGTCGGAGCCGCATAAACGATCCAGAAGGGGAT ATCAATGTACAAGAAGCGATCCGACTTCATGAAGCTGGAG AACTCGAACGGTCGACAAAGATGTTTGAGCACCTGGCGGACCCTAACGGTGCCAACAATGCACTCAGTCAAGTGCTCTATGGGCTAGCGCTCCG ACATGGTTGGGGCTGCTCGCCAGATCCTGATAGAGCCGTCATGTATCTCTCGGCCGCAGCGTCCAACTCGGCATCGATAGAGTCTCAGGCGCTCCAGGCCGGCATCAAGAAGGGCGGATCTGCCAAGGGAGAGCTAGTGTTGGCTATTTTCGAGCTGGGAAACTGCTTCCGTAATGGCTGGGGCGTCAAGAAAGACCCAGTCGCAGCGCGACAATACTTTGAAACGGCAGCCAACCTGGGTGATACCGACGCGATGAACGAGGTTGCTTGGTGCTACCTAGAAGGGTTTGGCGGGAAAAAGGACAAG TTTACGGCCGCCAAATACTACCGATTGGCCGAAGAGAAAGGCAACAAATTAGTGGGAAATTCCTG GATATGGAAGGACAAGTACAACCCGCACTGA
- the atp4 gene encoding F1F0 ATP synthase subunit 4 (BUSCO:EOG09264PE5;~COG:C;~EggNog:ENOG410PJIQ;~InterPro:IPR013837,IPR008688;~PFAM:PF05405;~go_component: GO:0000276 - mitochondrial proton-transporting ATP synthase complex, coupling factor F(o) [Evidence IEA];~go_function: GO:0015078 - proton transmembrane transporter activity [Evidence IEA];~go_process: GO:0015986 - ATP synthesis coupled proton transport [Evidence IEA]): MASRLAKSALGAARLRPTLPTRNVAPITATLTASRSASNVPTEDPKKKAQSIIDALPGNSLVSKTAVLSAAAGISIAAISNELYVMNEETVAAFCLLSVFTAVAKYGGPAYREWAEGQVQKHKDILNAARADHTNAVKQRMENVQELSSVVELTKQLFAVSKETAQLEAQAYELEQRTALAAEAKQVLDSWVRYEGQVKQRQQRELAESVIGKIQKELENPKVLQQILQQSVADVERIMSSKAQ; encoded by the exons ATGGCTTCGCGTTTGGCTAAGAGCGCCCTTG GTGCTGCCCGGCTCCGGCCGACCCTTCCCACGCGCAACGTCGCTCCCATCACTGCCACCTTGACCGCGTCTCGCTCGGCCTCCAACGTTCCCACCGAGgaccccaagaagaaggctcaGTCCATCATCGATGCTCTTCCTGGCAACTCCCTGGTCTCCAAGACCGCCGTCCTCTCTGCCGCTGCCGGTATCTCCATCGCTGCCATCAGCAACGAGCTCTATGTTATGAACGAGGAAACCGTTGCTGCTTTCTGTCTTCTCAGCGTCTTCACTGCCGTTGCCAAGTACGGTGGCCCTGCTTACCGTGAGTGGGCTGAGGGTCAGGTTCAGAAGCACAAGGACATCCTGAACGCTGCCCGTGCCGACCACACCAACGCCGTTAAGCAGCGTATGGAGAACGTTCAGGAGCTCTCCAGCGTTGTTGAGCTCACCAAGCAGCTGTTCGCTGTTTCCAAG GAAACCGCTCAGCTTGAGGCCCAGGCCTACGAGCTTGAGCAGCGCACTGCTCTGGCTGCCGAGGCCAAGCAGGTTCTCGACTCCTGGGTTCGCTACGAGGGCCAGGTTAAGCAGCGCCAGCAGCGTGAGCTTGCCGAGAGCGTCATCGGCAAGATCCAGAAGGAGCTTGAGAACCCCAAGGTTCTCCAGCAGATCCTTCAGCAGAGCGTTGCCGATGTTGAGC GTATCATGTCCTCCAAGGCCCAGTAA
- the noc4 gene encoding ribosome biosynthesis protein NOC4 (BUSCO:EOG09261RWU;~COG:J;~EggNog:ENOG410PFB4;~InterPro:IPR005612,IPR027193;~PFAM:PF03914;~TransMembrane:3 (o324-342i376-395o401-421i);~go_process: GO:0042254 - ribosome biogenesis [Evidence IEA]), with the protein MPAPTTAAVTSKKRKNVKSSAVPSSKRRAVAETESPNAIADIQQLEDQISESRKYYNNIATLISMLNVDGSSKPNMAVAVALCRVFSRLIAGGNLTETSRAAENEKIIVAWLKERCREYQKLLLSIIRECDSSSQVRISPNWTNSYGTNPQQISALTLCLCLINERATHLPGDNTQEWTSGLFKGVFEAVVEAQNGQAVLSEFIEKAKEFEDVRYYTFMQLAEYADTEQPSETLDVLISILSACDSVPGAEHEFESFYTESSKQNKKVLSVNSHKKRAQDAWLAILRNNLSQSQRKTLLRIMVHNIEPWFNRPELLMDFLTDSYNVGGATSLLALSGLFYLIQEKNLDYPQFYQKLYSLLDADLLHSKHRSRFFRLMNTFLASTHLPAALIASFLKRLSRLSLNAPPTAIVAIVPFMYNLLKEHPTCAFMMHRNIRDEGLKAQIEAEGMDDPFDPTEPDPTRTNAIESSLWEIETLQSHYHPNVAAIANIISEQFTKQFYNLEDFLDYTYQGMLQGELGTEDKPFKRTPVVEYQIPRRIFTDRLLEEDGGQDSGPGSYVRGLWDFA; encoded by the exons ATGCCTGCCCCTACAACTGCAGCCGTCACCTctaagaagaggaaaaatgTCAAGTCGAGCGCCGTTCCCTCCTCCAAGCGCCGCGCAGTCGCTGAGACCGAGAGCCCCAATGCGATTGCCGATATCCAGCAGCTGGAAGACCAAATTTCCGAGTCGCGAAAATACTACAACAACATTGCGACCCTGATTTCCATGCTCAATGTCGATGGCTCGTCGAAACCGAACATGGCTGTTGCCGTGGCCCTTTGCCGGGTTTTCAGCCGATTGATCGCTGGTGGAAACTTGACGGAGACCAGCCGCGCCGCAGAGAATGAGAAAATCATTGTAGCTTGGCTGAAGGAACGCTGCCGGGAGTACCAGAAGCTCTTGCTGTCCATCATTCGCGAATGCGACTCCTCTTCTCAGGTCCGTATCTCCCCCAACTGGACAAATTCGTACGGTACTAACCCCCAGCAGATCAGCGCCTTGACCTTGTGCCTCTGCCTCATCAACGAACGTGCTACCCACCTCCCCGGCGACAACACTCAGGAATGGACATCGGGTTTGTTCAAGGGAGTTTTCGAGGCGGTTGTTGAAGCCCAGAATGGACAAGCGGTGCTCTCCGAATTTATCGAGAAGGCAAAGGAATTCGAAGACGTGCGGTACTACACATTCATGCAACTTGC CGAATACGCAGACACCGAACAACCATCCGAGACCCTCGACGTCCTAatctccatcctctcagCATGCGATTCCGTACCCGGCGCGGAGCACGAATTCGAAAGCTTCTACACGGAATCCAGCAAGCAAAACAAAAAGGTCCTTTCCGTGAACTCGCACAAGAAACGAGCCCAAGACGCCTGGCTCGCCATCCTGCGCAACAACCTCTCCCAATCGCAGCGTAAAACCCTCCTGCGCATCATGGTCCACAACATCGAGCCGTGGTTCAACCGCCCCGAACTCCTCATGGACTTCTTAACAGACTCCTACAACGTCGGAGGAGCCACCTCTCTCCTCGCCCTCTCGGGTCTCTTCTACCTCATCCAAGAAAAGAACCTCGACTACCCCCAATTCTACCAAAAGCTCTACTCGCTCCTCGACGccgacctcctccactctAAGCACCGCTCCCGCTTCTTCCGCCTCATGAACACCTTCCTCGCCTCTACCCACTTGCCCGCCGCCCTGATCGCAAGCTTCCTCAAGCGTCTTTCTCGCCTCTCTCTCAACGCGCCCCCCACTGCCATCGTGGCCATCGTTCCCTTCATGTACAACCTCCTCAAAGAACACCCGACCTGCGCCTTCATGATGCACCGCAACATCCGCGACGAGGGGCTCAAGGCTCAGATAGAAGCAGAAGGCATGGACGATCCCTTCGATCCTACTGAGCCTGATCCGACCCGCACAAACGCCATCGAGAGCAGTTTATGGGAGATTGAGACTCTTCAGTCTCATTATCATCCTAATGTGGCTGCTATCGCGAACATCATTTCTGAGCAGTTCACGAAACAGTTCTATAACTTGGAGGATTTCCTGGATTACACTTACCAGGGTATGTTGCAGGGAGAGTTGGGCACTGAGGACAAGCCGTTCAAAAGGACGCCGGTGGTGGAGTATCAAATACCTAGGCGGATCTTTACCGATcggttgttggaggaggatggtggccAGGATTCCGGTCCTGGAAGCTATGTCCGAGGATTGTGGGATTTTGCTTGA